Proteins encoded within one genomic window of Humulus lupulus chromosome 1, drHumLupu1.1, whole genome shotgun sequence:
- the LOC133784772 gene encoding protein NRT1/ PTR FAMILY 5.2-like, with protein sequence MAMNVEEKGPMEGRENYTEDGTVDLKGRPVLRSNTGRWRACSFIVGYEVFERMAYYGIATNLVVYLTSKLHEGTVTSSNNVTNWAGTVWMTPILGAYIADAYLGRYWTFVFASAIYVLGMSLVTLAVSVPGLRPPSCGHGIKPEDCPKRASDFQVGIFYCALYIIAIGTGGTKPNISTMGADQFDDYEPKERMQKLSFFNWWMFSIFFGTLFSNTFLIYIQDNVGWAIGYGLPTIGLAFSIMVFLVGTKYYRHKWPTGSPLTKIVMVLVAAIRNWKVPLPNDPKELYELSLEDYAKSSRFRIDHTPSLKFLDKAAVKTSSLSSPWTLTPVTQVEETKQILKMIPILVATFIPSTMVAQTGTLFIKQGTTLDRAMGPNFEIPPACLAAFVTIFMLISIVLYDRYFVPAVRRYTHNPRGITLLQRLGIGLVLHTIIMVTACLAERKRLSVVREKGITGKKDIVPLTIFILLPQFALMGVADSFVETAKIEFFYDQAPQGMKSLGTSYFTSSLGIGSFLSSFVLTTVSDYTKRHGRKGWILDNLNASHLDYYYAFLAVLSFLNFFFFLFVAKSFVYNADVTESKRDFALEPYKVKPSIPESEGSHTGLVI encoded by the exons ATGGCCATGAATGTAGAAGAAAAGGGCCCTATGGAAGGAAGAGAGAATTATACAGAAGATGGAACAGTGGATCTCAAAGGTAGACCTGTTCTAAGATCAAACACTGGAAGATGGAGAGCTTGTTCCTTCATTGTAG ggtacgAAGTGTTTGAGAGGATGGCATATTATGGGATCGCAACAAATCTAGTGGTTTACTTGACAAGTAAGCTGCATGAAGGCACTGTTACATCTTCAAACAACGTCACGAACTGGGCTGGTACGGTTTGGATGACACCCATTTTAGGGGCTTACATCGCCGATGCTTATCTTGGCCGATACTGGACTTTTGTCTTTGCTTCAGCTATTTATGTCCTG GGAATGTCCCTAGTAACACTAGCAGTTTCAGTTCCAGGCCTAAGACCACCATCATGTGGGCATGGTATCAAACCAGAGGACTGTCCGAAACGAGCCTCAGATTTTCAAGTGGGCATATTTTACTGTGCCTTGTACATCATTGCCATTGGAACAGGTGGAACCAAGCCCAACATCTCAACCATGGGTGCTGATCAATTTGATGATTATGAACCTAAAGAAAGGATGCAAAAGCTATCCTTTTTCAATTGGTGGATGTTTAGTATTTTCTTTGGTACACTCTTCTCGAACACATTCTTGATCTACATACAAGACAATGTGGGCTGGGCCATCGGATATGGGCTTCCCACTATTGGGCTTGCATTTTCCATCATGGTGTTCTTGGTGGGCACCAAATATTATAGGCACAAATGGCCCACAGGTAGTCCTCTCACTAAGATAGTTATGGTGCTTGTGGCTGCTATAAGGAACTGGAAGGTACCTCTCCCAAATGACCCTAAAGAACTGTATGAGCTCAGTTTGGAAGACTATGCAAAATCAAGCAGATTCAGAATCGACCATACTCCGTCACTAAA GTTTCTGGACAAAGCAGCAGTGAAGACTAGCTCGTTAAGCTCGCCATGGACACTAACTCCAGTGACCCAAGTCGAAGAAACGAAGCAAATCCTCAAAATGATTCCGATCTTAGTGGCAACATTCATACCGAGCACCATGGTAGCTCAGACTGGTACACTTTTCATCAAACAGGGGACGACCCTCGACAGAGCCATGGGACCAAACTTCGAAATCCCACCAGCTTGCCTTGCAGCCTTCGTCACCATCTTCATGCTCATAAGCATCGTCCTCTACGACCGCTACTTCGTCCCCGCCGTTCGCCGCTACACCCACAACCCAAGAGGAATCACTCTGTTACAGAGACTGGGCATTGGCCTAGTCCTTCATACCATCATCATGGTCACGGCTTGTTTGGCCGAAAGGAAAAGACTTAGTGTCGTCAGAGAAAAAGGCATCACCGGCAAAAAGGACATCGTCCCACTCACCATCTTCATTCTCCTCCCCCAGTTTGCTCTCATGGGGGTCGCTGATTCCTTTGTCGAAACGGCAAAGATAGAGTTTTTCTACGACCAAGCACCACAGGGCATGAAGAGCTTGGGAACTTCGTACTTCACTAGTAGTTTGGGGATTGGGAGTTTCCTAAGTAGTTTTGTTCTGACGACGGTTTCGGACTACACTAAACGACATGGACGAAAAGGTTGGATTTTGGATAATCTGAACGCTTCCCATTTGGATTACTACTACGCTTTCTTGGCTGTGTTGAGCTttctcaacttcttcttctttctttttgtggCTAAGTCGTTTGTTTATAATGCTGATGTTACCGAATCCAAGAGAGACTTCGCCTTGGAACCTTACAAGGTGAAACCTTCAATTCCGGAGAGTGAAGGGTCTCATACTGGACTTGTTATCTAA
- the LOC133784762 gene encoding BRCA1-associated RING domain protein 1 translates to MAGSQSLICDSRSGSGSGSGRFNPWVLNFQKLGLELKCPLCLNLLNRPMLLPCNHVFCYSCIPGSTQFGAECPVCQAHFVDQDPRHLPFLENMATIYRCLDATCSTNLFLPVKSEGGGVLLQNPTSTMVRFDDKMSTELAENGKENNSHSGQSINTRVGVEKNDKIVNSCTAVDATRLGIEFRGAVIPNSSPRSQFMTMDVDAKAVLQPAPDSPPSFGDAKCSDNDSYYPWSEHSSENSMLKRPTQENDGAVVGKLKNYSSSFENDNDVRDVKRHKQLNCGLVPLDPGRDAHIQPVFHSKLEQTVLKAGLQEPNILDVNKYDCVFCHSSKITEDTGSMLHYSNEKLVIGHEASFPNVIHVHKVCIDWAPQVFYEDDIAKNLNEEVARGAKLKCSACGLKGAALGCYVRTCRKSYHVPCAMRISKCRWNHEQYLVLCPAHSYVKFPNEKSKAKPKKALSDRPLPTIVSCQLSNKVALPGGDINRENILVLCGSALSSEEKILLVTFGKMKGAAVSKFWSPNVSHVIAATDEKGACTRTLKVLMAISNGRWIVNVDWVKACMESKYHVDEEPYEVILDNYGCYDGPKNGRLRASSNAPKLFSGLNFYFLGDFLPSYKDDLQDLVIAAGGTVLESREELATQRTDQQAVRTPKAFVVYNIDPPEGCKLGDEVSILWQRLSEAEDIASRTGAQVIGHTWLLESIAGYKLQPVVS, encoded by the exons ATGGCGGGATCTCAATCTTTAATCTGCGACAgcagaagtggtagtggtagtggtagtggtaggttTAATCCATGGGTTCTCAATTTTCAAAAGTTGGGTCTGGAGCTCAAATGCCCTCTCTG TTTGAACTTGCTCAATCGACCCATGTTGCTTCCATGCAACCACGTTTTCTGCTA CTCGTGCATACCTGGTTCGACTCAGTTTGGCGCAGAGTGCCCTGTCTGCCAGGCCCATTTTGTCGATCAAG ATCCGAGGCATTTGCCATTCCTAGAAAACATGGCAACAATCTATAGATGTTTGGACGCCACATGTTCTACCAATTTGTTTCTGCCTGTTAAATCTG AAGGTGGGGGAGTTTTGTTGCAAAACCCTACTTCAACTATGGTCAGGTTTGATGATAAAATGAGTACAGAGTTAGCTGAGAATGGTAAAGAGAATAATTCACACAGTGGACAGTCTATTAACACTCGAGTAGGAGTGGAAAAGAATGACAAAATTGTAAACAGCTGCACTGCAGTAGATGCTACAAGGCTAGGGATTGAATTTCGTGGTGCTGTGATTCCCAACTCATCACCTAGATCTCAGTTTATGACTATGGATGTAGATGCAAAGGCAGTGTTGCAACCAGCACCAGACAGCCCTCCTTCATTTGGCGATGCCAAATGTTCAGATAATGATAGCTATTATCCCTGGAGTGAGCAT AGCTCAGAGAATTCTATGTTGAAAAGACCAACTCAGGAAAATGATGGTGCTGTTGtaggcaagctcaagaattaCAGTTCATCCTTTGAAAACGACAATGATGTCAGGGATGTTAAGAGACACAAGCAGTTAAATTGTGGGCTAGTACCATTAGACCCGGGCCGTGATGCTCACATCCAACCAGTTTTTCATTCAAAGCTTGAACAGACAGTATTAAAAGCTGGTCTGCAGGAACCAAATATTCTTGATGTTAATAAATATGATTGTGTGTTTTGCCATTCTTCTAAAATTACAGAG GATACAGGGTCAATGTTGCATTATTCCAATGAAAAGTTGGTAATAGGTCACGAGGCCTCATTTCCTAATGTAATACATGTTCACAAAGTGTGCATTGACTG GGCTCCTCAAGTTTTCTATGAAGATGATATAGCTAAGAATTTGAATGAAGAAGTGGCAAGGGGTGCAAAACTCAAGTGCAGTGCATGTGGGCTAAAAGGGGCAGCTTTGGGATGCTATGTGAGAACCTGTCGCAAGAGCTACCATGTACCTTGTGCAATGCGAATCTCAAAATGTCGTTGGAATCAT GAACAATACCTAGTACTCTGTCCAGCTCACTCTTATGTCAAGTTCCCTAATGAAAAGTCAAAGGCTAAACCTAAGAAAGCTCTCTCAGATCGACCCCTGCCTACCATAGT GAGCTGTCAGCTATCAAATAAAGTTGCTTTACCAGGAGGTGATATCAATAGGGAGAATATATTGGTTTTATGTGGATCTGCTTTGTCTTCTGAGGAGAAG ATTCTCTTGGTCACTTTTGGTAAAATGAAAGGTGCTGCTGTGTCTAAGTTTTGGAGCCCAAATGTGTCCCATGTGATTGCTGCCACAGATGAGAAGGGTGCTTGCACTCGGACTCTTAAAGTTCTTATGGCAATTTCAAATGGAAGATGGATTGTTAATGTTGATT GGGTTAAGGCATGCATGGAATCAAAGTATCATGTAGATGAAGAACCTTATGAAGTTATACTCGACAACTATGGGTGTTATGATGGTCCTAAGAATGGCAGGCTTAGGGCATCGAGTAAT GCACCGAAGCTCTTTAGTGGCTTGAATTTTTATTTCCTGGGTGATTTTCTACCTTCTTACAAGGACGATCTGCAAGATTTGGTCATAGCTGCCGGAGGGACTGTATTGGAAAGCCGGGAAGAACTGGCAACACAACGTACTGATCAACAGGCAGTTCGAACTCCCAAGGCATTTGTTGTTTACAATATTGATCCCCCAGAAGGATGCAAACTGGGGGATGAAGTTTCAATCCTATGGCAAAGGTTAAGTGAGGCAGAAGATATAGCTTCGCGAACTGGAGCTCAAGTGATTGGTCACACATGGCTGCTGGAGTCCATTGCAGGGTACAAGTTGCAGCCTGTTGTCAGCTAA
- the LOC133784755 gene encoding protein NRT1/ PTR FAMILY 5.2-like, producing MGQVVEEKVGHHSYGEDHHDHQADYTQDGSVDIKGRPVLRSKTGRWRACFFILGYEMFERFAIVGVQANLVLYLTRELHQGTVTASNSVTNWIGTMWLTPLLGAYIADSYLGRYWTSVIASSIYLLGMILLTLAVSVPALRPPSCSSQRLKEENCPKASFFQVGVFYLALYIIAVGNGGTRSNMSTMGADQFDVFEPKEKTQKLSFFNWWMSSILVGVLFSSTFLVYIQDNVGWSLGYGIPTVGLGISVLVLLLGTPFYRLKLPVGSPLTKMAMVLVATFRKWRVALPVDPKDLYELSLEEYANSDVKMIRLDHTSSLRFLDKAAVKTGPTSPWMLTPVTQVEETKQMIKMIPILVVSFIPNTILAQLVTLFIKQGTTLDRRLGSHFQIPPACLIVFVTISFLLSLVAYDRLFVPTVRRYTKNPRGITMLQRMGIGLVIHVIVMITASLAERKRLNAAMSNGTLGKNDTVPLSILILLPQFAFMGVGDTFMEPSQMEFYYDQAPESMKSLGSSLFCLSKGVGFFLSSFLLSTVAEITKKKNNGHGGWVLDNLNVSRMDYYYAFLAVLAFLNLILFVVFAKLFVYNADRSSSQKISR from the exons ATGGGGCAGGTAGTTGAAGAGAAAGTTGGTCATCATTCATATGGAGAAGATCATCATGATCATCAAGCCGATTATACACAAGATGGATCTGTTGATATCAAAGGAAGACCTGTTTTAAGATCAAAAACTGGAAGATGGAGAGCTTGTTTCTTCATTCTAG GATATGAGATGTTTGAGAGATTTGCAATTGTGGGGGTTCAAGCTAATCTAGTGTTGTACTTAACAAGAGAGCTTCATCAAGGCACTGTAACAGCTTCAAACAGTGTGACGAACTGGATTGGTACCATGTGGCTCACACCCTTATTAGGAGCTTACATTGCTGATTCATATCTAGGCCGATATTGGACAAGTGTCATAGCTTCATCAATTTATCTCTTg GGAATGATACTCTTAACTCTGGCAGTATCAGTACCAGCTCTAAGGCCACCATCATGTAGTAGCCAAAGACTCAAAGAAGAAAATTGCCCAAAAGCCTCATTCTTCCAAGTGGGTGTGTTCTATTTGGCACTATACATAATAGCAGTGGGAAATGGAGGTACCAGATCGAACATGTCCACCATGGGAGCCGATCAATTCGATGTTTTTGAGCCAAAGGAGAAGACCCAAAAGCTCTCATTCTTCAACTGGTGGATGTCTAGTATCTTAGTAGGTGTCTTATTCTCGAGCACTTTCTTGGTTTACATACAAGACAATGTGGGGTGGTCCCTTGGCTATGGCATTCCAACCGTAGGACTTGGAATCTCAGTCCTTGTGTTGCTGTTGGGTACCCCATTTTATAGGCTTAAGTTGCCTGTTGGGAGTCCTTTAACCAAGATGGCTATGGTACTTGTGGCAACTTTTAGGAAGTGGAGAGTGGCTTTACCTGTTGACCCAAAGGACCTTTATGAGTTGAGCTTGGAAGAGTATGCAAACAGTGATGTGAAAATGATTAGACTTGATCATACTTCTTCGTTAAG ATTCCTTGACAAAGCAGCAGTGAAGACTGGACCAACCTCACCATGGATGCTAACTCCAGTGACCCAAGTCGAAGAAACCAAACAAATGATCAAAATGATCCCAATTTTGGTTGTCTCATTCATACCAAACACAATACTAGCTCAACTCGtaaccctattcatcaaacaagGCACCACCCTAGACAGAAGGCTAGGCTCTCACTTCCAAATCCCACCAGCCTGCCTCATAGTATTCGTGACCATCTCCTTCCTCCTAAGCCTCGTGGCCTACGACCGTCTCTTCGTCCCAACCGTTCGACGATACACCAAAAACCCTAGAGGCATCACCATGCTTCAAAGAATGGGCATCGGCCTAGTCATCCATGTCATAGTCATGATCACAGCTAGCCTGGCCGAGAGAAAGAGACTCAACGCGGCAATGTCAAACGGCACCTTAGGCAAAAACGACACCGTTCCTCTGTCGATACTCATACTGCTACCTCAGTTCGCTTTCATGGGCGTTGGTGACACGTTTATGGAACCTTCACAGATGGAGTTTTACTACGACCAAGCACCAGAGAGCATGAAAAGCCTGGGGTCTTCGTTGTTTTGTTTGAGCAAAGGGGTTGGGTTTTTTCTGAGTAGTTTTTTGTTGTCGACGGTGGCTGAGATAacgaagaagaagaataatgggCATGGTGGGTGGGTTTTGGATAACCTTAATGTGTCTCGAATGGACTATTACTATGCGTTTTTGGCAGTGTTGGCTTTCCTCAACTTGATTTTGTTTGTGGTCTTTGCTAAGTTGTTTGTTTACAACGCTGATCGATCATCAAGTCAAAAAATAAGCCGATGA